One window from the genome of Nitrospinota bacterium encodes:
- a CDS encoding cation-transporting P-type ATPase, translating into MPDMKFYRCSVADTAAALRTDPHNGLSGEEAARRLKASGPNRIEKINKRSMPRIALEQLTDLLVIILIAAGLISVYLGVYRDALLMFGIVAANTGIRFYQEYKAEKIIEALVAMMIPEAKVVRDGSVLEISALHLVPGDVVLMEEGDGVPADIRLAESENFATNDFLLTGETMPQPKSHALAITRDVPVTNQDNCVFSGVTVARGAARGIVFATGMNSEIGRIAAGTEEIGMVPSPLQKEVGDLARKLTRITLAVMAVLFAVKLLFQTPLHEALVFAIGVAAALVPEGMPTQISVALALGMRRLGRQNAVAKKLSAIETIGAATAIASDKTGTITRNEITISHCHFGGRVFFISGHGYAPIGEIVDTAGKSYHRETIGDLKVFFLDGYLASTGTVHPPDAEHRAWYAVGDPTDAAFATLAQKAGYDLDEVDRLYPRITLFPFDNERKRMSVVRQHKEKRIVFAKGAPETVLAACAFYATDGIVKPLTDADRERLLNLARSHAIQSLRVLALAYRDIPPRETHTREEAESDLIFSGIVMMLDPLHDGVKEAVAAAYAAHMKVVMITGDNAATAKSVAHAIGMLADGQRLPEVIDGEELERMDDAAVDRTLQARSVIFSRVTPRDKLRIVEILKARGEVVAVTGDGVNDALSLKRADIGIAMGLKGSEVAREAADLVLLDDNFATIVVAIREGRTIYRNLEKTITSSLTSNFGELSCVLLGFAGGFWGIPQPLLAVQILAVDLIGEMLPLTFLTYDPPEPGLMTRPPRSLHHHIINRETLPNIIFFGFLMGLFAFGAFMGIYYGHAHETLHYERALAAAYSAIVLCQFMNILSRRTDKSVFGVYLFTNGHLLAAFFASLLFVLAIVYVPWINPFFHTAPLTAAEWRYPLAAAALFLVAHELRKALRPSPAAA; encoded by the coding sequence ATGCCCGACATGAAATTTTACCGCTGTTCCGTCGCCGATACGGCCGCCGCGCTGCGGACCGACCCGCATAACGGACTCTCCGGGGAGGAGGCGGCGCGCCGCCTGAAGGCCAGCGGCCCCAACCGGATCGAAAAAATAAACAAGCGTTCCATGCCGCGCATTGCGCTGGAACAGTTGACCGACCTGTTGGTTATCATCCTTATTGCGGCGGGCCTCATCTCCGTATATCTGGGAGTGTACCGCGACGCGCTGCTTATGTTCGGCATCGTGGCGGCAAACACCGGCATCCGTTTCTACCAGGAATATAAAGCGGAAAAAATAATCGAGGCGCTCGTCGCCATGATGATACCCGAAGCGAAGGTGGTGCGCGATGGTTCGGTGCTGGAGATCAGCGCGCTGCACCTCGTCCCCGGCGACGTGGTGCTGATGGAGGAGGGGGACGGCGTACCGGCCGACATCCGTCTTGCCGAAAGCGAAAATTTCGCAACCAACGATTTCCTCCTCACCGGCGAAACGATGCCGCAGCCTAAAAGCCACGCGCTGGCCATCACGCGCGACGTGCCGGTGACCAACCAGGACAACTGTGTCTTCAGCGGCGTGACGGTGGCGCGCGGCGCGGCCCGCGGCATCGTTTTCGCCACCGGCATGAACAGCGAAATCGGCCGCATCGCCGCCGGCACGGAAGAAATCGGCATGGTTCCCTCCCCCTTGCAAAAGGAGGTGGGCGACCTCGCGCGCAAGCTCACCCGCATCACGCTCGCGGTGATGGCCGTTCTGTTCGCCGTGAAGCTCCTCTTCCAAACGCCGCTGCACGAGGCGCTGGTCTTCGCCATCGGCGTGGCGGCGGCGCTGGTGCCGGAAGGAATGCCGACCCAGATATCCGTGGCGCTGGCGCTGGGGATGCGGCGGCTGGGGCGGCAAAACGCGGTGGCCAAAAAACTTTCCGCCATAGAAACCATCGGGGCCGCCACCGCCATAGCCTCCGATAAAACCGGCACCATCACCCGCAACGAGATCACCATCAGCCACTGCCACTTCGGCGGCCGCGTCTTCTTCATCTCCGGTCACGGCTACGCCCCCATAGGCGAAATCGTCGACACGGCCGGGAAAAGCTATCACCGCGAGACCATCGGCGACCTGAAAGTCTTTTTTCTCGACGGCTATCTCGCCTCCACCGGAACCGTCCACCCCCCCGACGCCGAACACCGCGCATGGTACGCCGTGGGCGACCCCACCGACGCCGCCTTCGCCACGCTCGCCCAAAAGGCGGGGTATGATCTTGACGAGGTGGACCGCCTCTACCCCCGCATCACCCTCTTCCCCTTCGATAACGAGCGAAAGCGGATGTCGGTGGTGCGCCAACACAAGGAAAAGCGTATCGTCTTTGCCAAGGGGGCGCCCGAAACCGTGCTGGCCGCCTGCGCGTTTTATGCAACCGACGGCATCGTGAAACCGCTGACGGACGCCGACCGCGAGCGGCTGCTGAACCTCGCCCGGAGCCACGCCATTCAATCGTTGCGGGTGCTGGCGCTGGCGTACCGGGACATCCCCCCGCGTGAAACACATACGCGGGAAGAGGCGGAAAGCGATCTGATCTTCTCCGGCATCGTCATGATGCTGGATCCCCTGCACGACGGCGTGAAGGAGGCGGTTGCCGCCGCCTACGCGGCGCATATGAAGGTGGTGATGATAACCGGCGATAACGCCGCCACCGCCAAATCGGTGGCGCACGCCATCGGCATGTTGGCCGATGGCCAACGCCTGCCGGAGGTCATCGACGGCGAGGAACTGGAACGGATGGACGACGCGGCTGTGGATCGGACGCTGCAAGCGCGCTCGGTCATCTTCTCCCGCGTGACGCCGCGGGACAAGCTACGCATCGTCGAAATCCTCAAAGCGCGGGGGGAGGTGGTGGCGGTCACCGGCGACGGGGTCAACGATGCGCTATCGCTCAAGCGGGCCGACATCGGCATCGCGATGGGGCTCAAGGGAAGCGAGGTGGCGCGCGAAGCGGCCGACCTCGTGCTGCTGGACGACAACTTCGCCACCATCGTCGTCGCCATCCGGGAAGGGCGCACGATCTACCGCAACCTCGAAAAGACCATAACCTCCTCCCTCACCTCGAACTTTGGCGAGCTTTCCTGCGTGCTGCTCGGTTTCGCGGGAGGCTTTTGGGGCATTCCCCAACCATTACTGGCGGTGCAAATTCTCGCGGTCGACCTCATCGGCGAAATGCTCCCGCTCACCTTCCTGACCTACGACCCGCCGGAGCCGGGCCTCATGACCCGCCCGCCGCGTTCACTGCATCACCACATCATCAACCGGGAAACGCTTCCGAACATCATCTTCTTCGGCTTTCTCATGGGGCTGTTCGCGTTCGGCGCGTTCATGGGAATCTACTACGGCCACGCGCACGAAACGCTGCATTACGAGCGGGCGCTGGCCGCCGCCTACAGCGCCATCGTCCTCTGCCAGTTCATGAATATCCTCTCGCGCCGCACGGACAAGTCGGTCTTCGGCGTCTACCTGTTTACCAACGGCCATCTGCTGGCCGCCTTCTTCGCCTCGCTCCTCTTCGTGCTGGCGATTGTCTACGTGCCGTGGATCAACCCCTTTTTCCACACCGCGCCGCTCACCGCCGCGGAATGGCGCTACCCGCTGGCCGCCGCCGCCCTCTTCCTGGTGGCGCACGAGTTGCGAAAGGCGCTCCGCCCCTCCCCCGCCGCCGCCTGA
- the sufB gene encoding Fe-S cluster assembly protein SufB: MAEPDNKQDISELTKREYKYGFTTDIEADVLPKGLNEGTVRAIWAKKNEPDYMLEFRLAAYRQWLTMKHPNWAHLQIDPIDFQDISYYSAPKKKEKLQSIDEVPPEILHTFEKLGIPLMEQKRLSNVAVDAVFDSVSVATTHQKKLAKQGIIFCSISEALHTHPELVKKYLGSVVPITDNFYAALNSAVFSDGSFVYIPPDTKCPMELSTYFRINTEETGQFERTLIICDKNSSVSYIEGCTAPAFDTRQLHAAIVELVALDNADIKYSTVQNWFAGDPDTGKGGIYNFVVKRGKCQGVNSKISWTQIETGSAITWKYPSCVLIGDNSQGEFYSVALTTGHQQADTGTKMIHIGKNTRSVIISKGISADVASNAYRGLVKVASVAEGARNYTQCDSMLVGDKCSAHTFPYIDVGNENAQVEHEASTSKISEEQLLYFQQRGIGKEEAIRTILNGFCKDVFNQLPMEFAVEAQKLLALKLEHSVG; the protein is encoded by the coding sequence ATGGCCGAACCGGATAACAAACAAGATATTTCCGAATTGACTAAACGGGAATACAAATACGGTTTTACGACCGATATAGAAGCGGATGTGCTGCCCAAGGGGCTGAACGAAGGAACCGTGCGCGCCATCTGGGCAAAAAAGAACGAGCCGGACTACATGCTGGAGTTCCGGCTGGCCGCGTACCGCCAGTGGCTCACCATGAAGCACCCGAACTGGGCGCACCTGCAAATCGACCCGATAGATTTTCAAGACATCTCCTATTACTCCGCCCCGAAGAAAAAGGAAAAGCTGCAAAGCATCGACGAGGTGCCGCCGGAAATCCTGCACACCTTCGAGAAACTCGGCATACCGCTGATGGAGCAGAAACGGCTTTCCAACGTGGCGGTGGACGCGGTGTTCGATTCGGTGAGCGTGGCGACCACCCACCAGAAAAAGCTGGCCAAACAGGGGATCATCTTCTGCTCCATCTCCGAAGCGCTGCACACGCACCCCGAACTGGTGAAGAAATATCTCGGCTCGGTGGTGCCGATAACCGACAACTTCTACGCCGCGCTCAACAGCGCCGTCTTCTCGGACGGCTCGTTCGTCTACATCCCGCCGGACACCAAATGCCCGATGGAGCTTTCCACCTACTTCCGCATCAACACGGAAGAGACCGGCCAGTTCGAGCGGACGCTCATCATCTGCGACAAGAACAGCTCGGTGAGCTACATCGAGGGATGCACCGCCCCGGCGTTCGACACGCGGCAACTCCACGCCGCCATCGTCGAGCTGGTGGCGCTGGATAACGCCGACATCAAATACAGCACCGTGCAGAACTGGTTCGCCGGCGACCCGGATACCGGCAAGGGGGGCATCTACAACTTCGTGGTGAAGCGCGGCAAGTGCCAGGGGGTGAACAGCAAGATAAGCTGGACGCAGATAGAGACCGGCTCCGCCATCACCTGGAAATATCCAAGCTGTGTGCTGATCGGCGACAACTCGCAAGGCGAGTTCTACTCCGTGGCGCTCACCACCGGACACCAGCAGGCCGACACCGGCACCAAAATGATCCACATCGGCAAGAACACCCGCTCCGTCATCATCTCGAAAGGGATATCGGCGGACGTGGCGAGCAACGCCTACCGCGGCCTGGTCAAGGTGGCAAGCGTGGCGGAGGGCGCCCGCAATTACACCCAATGCGACAGCATGCTGGTGGGGGACAAATGCTCGGCGCACACGTTCCCTTATATCGACGTGGGAAACGAGAACGCGCAGGTGGAGCACGAAGCCTCCACCTCGAAGATAAGCGAGGAGCAGCTTCTTTACTTCCAGCAACGCGGCATCGGGAAGGAAGAGGCGATACGGACGATACTCAACGGATTTTGCAAAGACGTATTCAACCAACTGCCGATGGAGTTCGCGGTGGAGGCGCAGAAACTGCTCGCGCTGAAACTGGAACACAGCGTCGGATAA
- a CDS encoding DUF2283 domain-containing protein, producing the protein MEAIKILEGKPSLNWEYDEEADVLYISAGEPRPAVGKDIGEGVIVRYDEKAKEIVGITIVGIMARVTKDETAA; encoded by the coding sequence ATGGAAGCGATAAAAATTCTTGAAGGGAAACCCTCGTTAAACTGGGAGTATGATGAGGAAGCGGATGTTTTGTATATTTCAGCGGGCGAACCCCGGCCCGCTGTCGGGAAAGACATAGGCGAAGGGGTTATCGTCCGCTATGACGAAAAGGCAAAAGAAATTGTTGGCATCACGATAGTGGGCATTATGGCGCGTGTTACAAAAGATGAAACGGCCGCATAA
- the sufC gene encoding Fe-S cluster assembly ATPase SufC: MLEIKELRAGFGEAEILKGISLTVKPGEIHGIMGPNGHGKSTMSKILIGHPAYAVTGGGVTFNGKNLLEMTPEKRALEGMFLAYQYPVEIPGVNNAEFLRMAYNEKRKHEKLEPVDPLDFDELLNAKMKFLSMDSRFKERSVNEGFSGGEKKKNEILQMALLEPKVAILDEIDSGLDIDALKVVAEGVNKLAGPGNSLLVITHYPRILQYIKPHHVHVLIRGKIVRSGGMDLAEELEQTGYDSYLKEK; the protein is encoded by the coding sequence ATGCTTGAAATAAAAGAATTGCGCGCGGGATTCGGCGAAGCCGAGATCCTCAAGGGAATATCGCTCACGGTGAAGCCGGGGGAAATCCACGGCATCATGGGGCCGAACGGCCACGGCAAAAGCACCATGAGTAAAATCCTTATCGGCCACCCCGCCTATGCCGTCACCGGCGGCGGCGTCACCTTTAACGGCAAGAACCTGCTGGAGATGACGCCGGAAAAGCGGGCGCTGGAGGGGATGTTCCTCGCCTACCAGTACCCGGTGGAAATCCCCGGCGTGAACAACGCCGAGTTCCTCCGCATGGCCTACAACGAAAAGCGCAAGCACGAAAAGCTGGAGCCGGTCGACCCGCTGGACTTCGACGAGCTGCTGAACGCCAAGATGAAGTTCCTCAGCATGGACAGCCGCTTCAAGGAACGGAGCGTGAACGAAGGCTTCTCCGGCGGCGAAAAGAAAAAGAACGAAATCCTCCAGATGGCCCTGCTGGAACCGAAGGTGGCGATACTGGACGAAATAGACTCCGGCCTCGACATCGACGCGCTGAAAGTAGTGGCCGAAGGGGTGAACAAGCTGGCCGGGCCGGGCAACAGCCTGCTGGTCATCACCCACTACCCCCGCATATTGCAGTACATCAAGCCGCACCATGTGCATGTGCTGATCCGGGGAAAGATCGTCCGCTCCGGCGGCATGGACTTGGCCGAAGAACTGGAACAGACCGGCTACGACAGCTACCTGAAAGAGAAATAA